Proteins from one Coregonus clupeaformis isolate EN_2021a chromosome 29, ASM2061545v1, whole genome shotgun sequence genomic window:
- the LOC121544603 gene encoding oocyte zinc finger protein XlCOF19: MASVKDSSQTLLLNIITKDEEEEVKIWEYDDYPGESPEMASVEPSDSSLNVIIKEEEEEEDIGESVDDGETSNSSEKVETFPASGKQHQEGSKAKGSHHCPHCEESFPFPSYLERHLRKHSGEKPYACSVCGKRFPASHHLTVHHRVHTGEKPYHCSDCGMSFSQLSGLKGHQRTHTGEKPHHCSTCSKSFSYLRDLQRHQLIHTGQKPYSCSDCGKGFTSPSHLTVHKRVHTGEKPYNCSECGESFSYVGSFKHHQRRHTGEKPYTCPDCEKRFTSSNQLKVHQRVHTGEKPFCCSECGDFFSQQSNLKAHQRTHRREALPLLSL, encoded by the exons ATGGCATCAGTGAAAGACAGCAGTCAAACACTCCTGCTGAATATCATCACgaaagatgaagaggaggaagtgAAGATTTGGGAATATGATGATTACCCAG gagagagtccaGAGATGGCATCGGTGGAGCCGTCAGACAGCAGTCTGAATGTCATCataaaagaagaagaggaggaggaagacattGGGGAATCAGTTGATGATG GAGAAACCTCTAACTCCTCTGAGAAAGTTGAGACATTTCCTGCATCAGGGAAGCAACATCAGGAGGGTAGCAAAGCTAAGGGGTCTCACCACTGCCCGCACTGTGAGGAGAGTTTCCCATTCCCATCATATCTTGAAAGACACCTGCGAAAACattctggagagaagccttatgcCTGCTCTGTCTGTGGGAAGCGCTTTCCTGCATCACATCATCTAACAGTTCATCAtcgagtgcacacaggagagaagccttaccactgctctgactgtgggatgagtttctctcaactgagtGGCTTGAAAGGTCACCaacgaacacacactggagagaagcctcaccactgctctacATGCAGCAAAAGTTTCTCCTATCTGCGAGACTTGCAACGTCATCAGCTGATTCACACAGGacaaaagccttactcctgctctgactgtgggaagggtttcaCCTCACCAAGCCATCTAACCGTTCATAAGAGAGTGCACACCGGTGAAAAGCCTTATAATTGTTCTGAATGTGGAGAGAGTTTCTCTTATGTGGGTAGCTTCAAACATCACCAGAGAagacatacaggagagaagccatacacCTGTCCTGACTGTGAGAAGCGCTTCACCTCATCGAATCAGCTAAAGGTTCACCAGAGGGTGCACACGGGAGAGAAACCTTTCTGCTGCTCTGAATGTGGGGACTTTTTCTCTCAACAAAGCAACTTGAAAGCACACCAGcgaacacacaggagagaagccttaccactgctctcacTGTAG